In a single window of the Etheostoma spectabile isolate EspeVRDwgs_2016 chromosome 3, UIUC_Espe_1.0, whole genome shotgun sequence genome:
- the c18h3orf33 gene encoding protein C3orf33 homolog, translated as MHQENVNNMPECSRETETDDRGTDRQQRDHGSQSSRNIVALISQFADDNLTLVRNISTGLAVAGVIVIARSIKLITKFQAASEIPARFIERNISLRGKVHSITERGLEVEHVPIYLPVLSPLLSKHKGVCTSLMLVHLAGVELTPEGRAWLQKNLAPAQTVWLKLISREDDTLHCLVSQSRGLLWSYCLSEKVLMLGLARTVPLVGVQPDSRLFWRLHKRLHRAEVKAEKKGRGLWKQDSLWERASKAVRDNPLFRLMRRIFKRS; from the exons ATGCATCaagaaaatgtcaacaacatGCCGGAGTGTTCCAGGGAAACCGAAACCGACGACAGAGGGACGGACAGACAACAAAGAGACCACGGAAGCCAGTCCTCTCGCAACATCGTGGCTTTAATATCTCAGTTCGCAGATGATAATTTAACACTTGTGCGG AACATAAGCACCGGACTGGCAGTTGCTGGTGTTATTGTAATAGCAAGGAGCATCAAACTG ATCACCAAATTTCAAGCTGCGTCTGAGATCCCTGCTCGTTTTATTGAGAGGAACATCAGCCTCCGTGGGAAAGTTCATTCAATCACAGAGAGAGGACTTGAAGTGGAACATGTCCCAATTTATCTGCCAGTCCTCTCTCCGTTACTTTCGAAACACAAAG GTGTGTGCACCTCCCTGATGCTGGTGCATCTTGCAGGAGTGGAGCTGACTCCAGAGGGCAGGGCATGGCTGCAGAAGAACCTGGCTCCTGCCCAAACAGTCTGGCTCAAACTTATCAGCCGAGAGGACGACACTCTACACTGTTTGGTGTCTCAGAGCAGG GGGCTGTTGTGGAGCTACTGTTTGAGTGAAAAGGTCCTCATGCTCGGTCTGGCTCGCACTGTGCCCTTGGTCGGGGTCCAGCCTGACTCTCGCCTCTTTTGGCGTCTCCACAAACGGCTGCACAGGGCAGAGGTCAAAGCTGAGAAGAAGGGGCGGGGACTGTGGAAGCAGGACAGCCTATGGGAGAGAGCCTCCAAGGCTGTCAGGGACAACCCTTTATTCAGACTGATGAGGAGGA
- the LOC116687119 gene encoding mediator of RNA polymerase II transcription subunit 13-like: MSSCFVPNGASLEDCHSNLFCLADLTGIKWRRFVWQGPTSSPILFPVTEEDPILCSFSRCLAADVLSVWRRHHTPGRRELWLFWWGDDPSFAELIHNELSSEEDGEWESGLSYECRTLLFKAIHNLLERCLMNRGFVRIGKWFVKPYQKEEKTINKSEHLSCAFTFFVHGDSNVCTSVEIAQHQPLQRLNEEHLSLAQQNSSPLQVILSPYGLNGTLTGQAFKMSDHPTQKLIEEWRQFYPISPNPKEVQEDKMEDTDWEDDSLAAVEVLVAGVRMVYPSCLVLLPLSDLPPVVPQGSVNTSGSLCGAQQGQAAHRDPAMSSVTLTPPTSPEEAQTDYQPAQRWLKLSSASDGYSSNNTLHGGKIPRRLASQMVESVWQECNINRTGNKRKFTTLTNGTCEEESDKTGLWDFVECTHRPHCTCSRHKNQKQRSSSTSGHPLSSGQPAQPAPKHKLGEKLEKGEKQQKRPQTPFHHRNSVSEEPSLEPQTQRLCLRSQEEGSYPSLHHVDTVSSKAPTLHTHGPTADLVGSPPPPPLSPHPCDHVEGDMTPSGIKNSSTPIHQPFYPPSVEPCLLPQKGSSEGAQLENMPLAFPPAYSETLEPTVFVGSAINPNEDSTHNPWKYFNLPRKKASHFSTPQLPVDKIRDDSGGGGGTESVVSVTELMSGSAHPLKVSQELIKTYAQRRNSHLASAAGDGEHSEEPDPYAFVEGDDEFSFTEKKDKSGSEREGKKHKVEEGAGTADDGQGPSGSKPLASTSLIHENDLAVSYSDLDKIFNSDEDELAPGSKRAGAGTEDKFGCKDNKAATLDPLSCISSADLHQMFPTPPSLEQQGYSPMNSGSKDSMEAGTGLTLLDGSQLNNHFKMEVEEGLCSPKPSKVKDFSFVYKPETCRLLIGCSMYAPLKMLPSQCMLPIKVPEDCVYTPSWTMGKMELIAPVTNVNLLTKDSNVPSVEPDYSQTYTPFMSSSAPPSNSGTGILPSPATPRFSVPTPRTPRTPRTPRGPSSVQGSLKYDNSDLYSPASTASTCRPLSSVEPATVPSIPEAHSLYVTLILSESVMNLFKDCNFDSCCVCVCNMNIRGADVGVYLKDNGEAQYPCTCGFSAVTNRRFGQLAGLFLEDELDVVVRGSDASRDTERCFEELRASTTHKAGSLTEKPPDELILLLQDQCTNPFAPMAGVEYPKQSAAPSSFLRVEERDCYNDCYMALEHGRQFMDNMSGGKVDETLVKSTCLHQWPKCKSADMSKLFSQDVLRVLLSLQPVLQDTIQKKRSVRSWGVQGPLTWQQFHKMAGRGSYGTDESPEPLPIPTFLVGYEYDFVVLSPFGLPYWEKLLLDPFGSQRDVGYVVICPENEALLRGAKSFFKDLSTIYEACQLGQHRPICKSHPEGVLKVGTTEGKSMTEQPLSDWFLKMAARDGNNEAFNKLKLFAQVCRYDLAPYLSEQSLDSSLLSQRSPVVASSSFQTSSASSGPQSTNTTSTSSAQPAPVNSTTPSSSSGSQTIGGMAAAKPSSYSPFGTAGLQGGTSQNGPQSNSQVAGGLAENGPSANQPQGPTESPESTMERDKVGKPTDGESHAVSYPPAIVVYIVDPFSYEDAVREVHSSAYTLGLLRCYMEMLQFLPAYIRNAVSVQIVPCQYLLQPVRSGERHLYGQHLKSLAFSVFTQCRRPLPNSTNFKALTGFGPGLAIDMALKNPERPECLRLYTPPFILAPVKDKQTELGETFGEASQKYNVLFVGYCLSHDQRWLLASCTDQHGELLETCIISIDVPNRARRKKGSARRVGLQKLWEWCLGLVQVTSLPWRVVIGRLGRMGHGELRDWSILLSRRNLQSLSKRLKETCRLCGISAADTPSILSACLVAMEPQGSFVIMPDSVSTGSVFGRSTTLNMQTSQLSTPQDTSCTHILVFPTSAMVQVNTNTPEPIDINFNPINPDGSDGMGIFDLFDNDMVDPDLINILPNSPTTSPVHSPGSHYHQGGDGNKGQSADRMESHEEPLNILQQPMALGYFVSTAKAGPLPDWFWSACPQAQNQCPLFLKASLHLHVSSVQSDELLHSKHSHPLDSNHTSDVLRFVLEQYNALSWLTCDPATQDRRSCLPVHFVVLTQMYNFIMNML, encoded by the exons ATGAGTTCGTGCTTTGTACCAAACGGGGCCAGTTTGGAGGACTGCCACTCCAATCTCTTCTGCCTG GCTGATTTGACTGGAATAAAATGGCGACGTTTTGTGTGGCAAGGACCCACCTCTTCGCCCATCCTTTTCCCCGTGACCGAAGAGGACCCTATCCTGTGTAGTTTCAGCCGATGCCTGGCGGCAGATGTGCTAAGTGTGTGGAGAAGGCACCACACCCCGGGTCGCAGAGAGCTCTGGCTTTTCTGGTGGGGGGATGACCCCAGTTTTGCTGAGCTTATTCATAATGAGCTTTCAA GTGAGGAGGATGGGGAGTGGGAGAGTGGCCTGTCCTACGAGTGTCGAACGCTCCTGTTCAAAGCCATCCACAACCTGTTGGAGCGCTGTCTCATGAACCGTGGCTTCGTTCGCATCGGCAAGTGGTTTGTTAAGCCATACCAAAAGGAGGAGAAGACCATTAATAAAAG CGAGCACCTGTCCTGCGCATTCACCTTCTTCGTACATGGCGACAGCAACGTGTGCACTAGTGTGGAGATCGCTCAACATCAGCCTCTTCAGCGCCTGAACGAGGAGCATCTCAGCCTCGCCCAGCAGAACTCCAGCCCCTTGCAAG TCATCTTGAGCCCGTATGGTTTGAATGGGACCCTCACCGGTCAGGCTTTTAAGATGTCAGACCACCCTACTCAGAAGCTCATAGAAGAGTGGAGGCAATTCTATCCCATCAGCCCCAATCCCAAGGAGGTCCAGGAAGACAAGATGGAGGATACGGACTGGGAGGATGACTCCCTGGCAGCTGTGGAGGTCCTTGTCG CGGGCGTGAGGATGGTTTACCCTTCCTGCCTGGTGCTTCTCCCCCTGTCGGATCTCCCTCCTGTGGTCCCTCAGGGCTCAGTCAACACCTCAGGAAGCCTGTGTGGTGCTCAGCAGGGCCAGGCTGCTCACAGGGATCCTGCCATGTCCTCTGTCACTCTGACTCCCCCAACGTCACCAGAGGAGGCTCAGACTG ATTATCAGCCTGCCCAGAGGTGGCTCAAGTTGTCCTCTGCATCGGATGGCTACAGCTCTAACAACACTCTTCATGGGGGTAAAATCCCTCGCAGGCTGGCCAGCCAGATGGTGGAGTCTGTGTGGCAGGAGTGTAACATAAACCGTACAGGGAACAA gAGAAAGTTTACTACGTTGACCAATGGGACCTGTGAAGAGGAGTCGGACAAAACTGGACTTTGGGACTTTGTGGAGTGTACTCACAGGCCACATTGCACCTGCTCAAG ACATAAGAATCAGAAACAGCGATCCAGCAGCACCTCAGGACACCCGCTTTCATCAGGCCAGCCTGCCCAGCCGGCCCCCAAGCACAAGCTGGGCGAGAAGCTGGAAAAGGGGGAGAAGCAGCAGAAGAGGCCGCAGACGCCTTTCCACCACCGCAACTCTGTGAGCGAAGAGCCGTCCCTGGAGCCACAGACCCAGAGGCTTTGTTTAAGATCACAGGAGGAGGGCTCGTATCCTAGCCTGCATCACGTGGACACAGTGTCCTCCAAAGCCCCTACGCTGCACACACACGGTCCCACTGCAGACCTCGTCGGATCCCCGCCTCCCCCGCCACTCAGCCCACATCCTTGCGATCATGTAGAAGGTGACATGACTCCAAGTGGCATAAAGAACTCGTCCACGCCCATTCACCAACCTTTCTACCCGCCGTCAGTGGAGCCCTGTCTGCTGCCACAGAAGGGCTCATCGGAGGGGGCTCAACTGGAGAACATGCCTCTGGCCTTCCCCCCAGCCTACAGTGAAACCTTGGAACCCACTGTTTTTGTGGGTTCAGCCATCAACCCCAATGAAGACTCCACCCACAACCCTTGGAAGTATTTTAACCTGCCCAGGAAGAAGGCCTCTCACTTCTCGACGCCCCAGCTACCTGTGGATAAAATACGAGATGATTCTGGGGGAGGTGGAGGAACAGAAAGTGTTGTGTCTGTCACTGA GTTGATGTCGGGCTCTGCACACCCCCTGAAGGTGTCCCAGGAGCTGATCAAGACTTACGCCCAGCGGAGAAACAGCCATCTTGCCTCTGCCGCAGGAGACGGAGAACACAGTGAGGAGCCAGACCCTTACGCCTTCGTAGAGGGAGATGATGAGTTCAGTTTCACCGAGAAGAAGGACAAGTCTGGATCAGAGAGAGAGGGCAAGAAACACAAG GTGGAGGAAGGAGCTGGAACAGCAGACG ATGGTCAGGGTCCATCAGGCAGTAAACCTTTAGCTTCCACCAGCCTTATCCACGAGAACGACTTGGCTGTGTCCTACAGCGACCTGGATAAAATCTTCAATTCAGATGAAGATGAGCTAGCG CCTGGATCCAAAAGAGCCGGAGCTGGAACAGAAGACAAGTTTGGCTGTAAAGACAATAAAGCAGCCACATTGGACCCCCTGTCCTGCATAA GCTCAGCAGATCTGCACCAGATGTTTCCCACCCCGCCCTCCCTGGAGCAGCAGGGTTACTCCCCCATGAACTCCGGGAGCAAGGATAGCATGGAAGCAGGGACGGGCCTCACCCTGTTGGACGGCAGCCAGCTCAACAACCACTTCAagatggaggtggaggagggacTCTGCAGCCCGAAGCCATCCAAAGTAAAG GACTTCTCCTTTGTATACAAGCCGGAGACGTGTCGGTTGTTAATCGGCTGTTCCATGTACGCACCCCTGAAGATGCTACCCAGCCAGTGTATGTTGCCTATCAAAGTGCCAGAAGACTGTGTGTACACGCCAAGCTGGACCATGGGCAAAATGGAACTGATAGCCCCAGTAACGAATGTCAATCTCCTCACCAAAGACAG TAATGTCCCCAGTGTGGAGCCAGACTACAGCCAGACCTACACACCCTTCATGTCCAGCAGTGCCCCTCCCAGCAACAGCGGCACAGGCATCCTGCCATCCCCAGCTACACCACGGTTCTCTGTGCCCACGCCTCGCACACCACGCACTCCACGGACTCCCCGCGGCCCATCGAGCGTCCAGGGCTCGCTTAAGTATGACAACTCTGACCTTTACTCCCCCGCCTCCACTGCGTCCACCTGCCGACCACTCAGCTCCGTTGAGCCGGCCACCGTACCTTCCATCCCCGAGGCTCACAGTCTCTACGTCACCCTCATCCTCTCTGAGTCAGTCATGAACCTCTTCAAGGACTGCAACTTTGACAGTTGCTGCGTGTGCGTCTGCAACATGAACATCAGAGGAGCGGACGTAGGCGTGTACCTCAAGGACAACGGCGAGGCCCAGTACCCCTGCACTTGCGGCTTCAGCGCCGTCACCAATCGCCGCTTTGGACAATTGGCCGGGCTGTTTCTGGAGGACGAGCTGGACGTGGTGGTACGGGGCTCGGACGCTAGTCGGGACACCGAGCGGTGTTTCGAAGAGCTGCGAGCTTCCACAACGCACAAGGCTGGCAGCCTGACAGAAAAACCTCCGGATGAGCTAATCCTGCTGCTGCAGGACCAGTGCACCAACCCTTTTGCCCCGATGGCGGGCGTGGAGTACCCCAAGCAGAGCGCTGCCCCCAGTTCTTTTCTGAGGGTGGAAGAGAGAGATTGTTATAATGACTGCTACATGGCACTGGAGCATGGCAGGCAGTTCATGGACAATATGTCAGGAGGCAAAGTAGATGAAACACTAGTGAAAAGCACCTGTCTTCATCAGTGGCCAAAAtgcaaat caGCAGACATGAGCAAGCTATTCTCTCAGGATGTCCTGCGGGTGTTGTTGTCCCTCCAGCCTGTGCTGCAGGACACCATTCAGAAGAAGAGGAGTGTGCGCTCCTGGGGCGTTCAGGGACCGCTCACTTGGCAACAGTTCCACAAGATGGCTGGAAGGGGATCATATG GTACAGATGAGTCTCCTGAGCCCCTGCCCATCCCCACTTTTTTGGTTGGTTATGAGTATGATTTTGTGGTGCTGTCACCTTTTGGGTTGCCCTATTGGGAGAAGCTTCTTTTGGATCCTTTTGGTTCCCAGAGAGATGTGGGATATGTTGTTATCTGCCCAGAAAATGAAGCTCTGCTCCGCGGGGCAAAGTCTTTCTTCAAAGATCTGAGTACTATATATGAG GCATGCCAGCTTGGGCAACACAGGCCCATCTGTAAGAGTCACCCAGAGGGCGTATTGAAAGTCGGCACCACAGAAGGCAAGAGCATGACAGAGCAGCCCCTTAGTGACTGGTTCCTTAAGATGGCTGCCAGAGACGGAAACAATGAAGCCTTTAATAAGCTCAAACTCTTTGCTCAAGTGTGCCGCTATGATCTAG CTCCATACCTGTCAGAGCAGTCTTTGGATAGCTCCCTATTGTCCCAGCGTAGCCCGGTTGtggcctcctcctccttccagACCTCCAGCGCCTCCTCAGGACCCCAGAGCACTAACACTACCAGCACCAGCTCTGCCCAGCCGGCCCCGGTCAACAGCACcactccctcttcctcctcaggcTCCCAGACTATTGGGGGAATGGCCGCAGCCAAGCCAAGCTCTTATTCGCCGTTTGGTACAGCAGGCTTGCAGGGTGGCACGTCCCAGAATGGGCCCCAGTCAAACTCACAGGTTGCAGGGGGGCTGGCAGAAAACGGACCCTCTGCCAATCAGCCTCAAGGGCCCACTGAGTCGCCAGAGAG CACAatggagagagacaaagtggGGAAGCCGACCGACGGAGAATCCCACGCTGTGTCTTACCCGCCTGCCATTGTGGTGTATATCGTCGACCCCTTCAGCTACGAAGACGCCGTCAGAGAGGTCCACTCCAGCGCCTACACACTGGGTCTACTCCGCTGCTACATGGAGATGCTCCAGTTCCTGCCAGCATACATCAGAAATGCTGTCTCAGTACAG ATTGTTCCCTGCCAGTATCTGCTGCAGCCGGTGCGCAGTGGGGAGCGTCACCTCTACGGCCAGCACCTTAAGTCGCTGGCCTTCTCAGTGTTCACTCAGTGTCGTCGGCCTCTGCCCAACTCCACTAACTTCAAGGCTCTGACGGGCTTTGGCCCTGGTCTTGCCATCGACATGGCACTCAAGAACCCAGAG AGGCCCGAGTGTTTACGTCTGTATACACCGCCCTTCATTTTGGCTCCTGTGAAAGACAAGCAGACCGAGCTCGGGGAGACGTTTGGCGAGGCCTCCCAGAAGTACAACGTGCTGTTTGTTGGCTACTGTCTGTCCCATGACCAGCGCTGGCTGCTGGCCTCCTGCACTGACCAACATGGGGAACTGCTGGAGACCTGCATCATTAGTATTGATGTACCCAATCG GGCTCGCAGGAAAAAGGGCTCAGCCAGGAGAGTGGGCTTGCAAAAGCTTTGGGAGTGGTGTCTCGGCCTGGTGCAGGTGACATCGTTGCCGTGGAGGGTGGTCATTGGACGGCTGGGTAGAATGGGCCACGGCGAGCTGAGAg ACTGGAGTATTCTGCTGAGCAGGAGGAACTTGCAGTCTCTTAGTAAACGTTTGAAGGAGACGTGTAGGCTGTGTGGCATCTCTGCTGCTGACACTCCCAGCATCCTTAGCGCCTGTCTGGTTGCCATGGAGCCCCAGGGTTCCTTTGTCATCATGCCAG ATTCTGTGTCAACAGGTTCAGTGTTTGGCCGAAGCACCACACTCAACATGCAGACATCGCAGCTGAGCACACCTCAGGACACATCCTGCACACACATCCTCGTGTTCCCCACCTCAGCCATGGTGCAGGTCAACACTAACACTCCAGAGCCCATTGACATCAACTTCAATCCCATAAATCCCG ATGGATCTGATGGAATGGGCATCTTTGACCTGTTTGACAACGACATGGTGGATCCAGACCTCATCAACATCTTACCCAACTCCCCCACAACCTCGCCTGTTCACTCCCCTGGCTCCCACTACCACCAGGGAGGAGATGGGAACAAG GGCCAGAGTGCCGACCGTATGGAGTCCCATGAGGAGCCTCTGAACATCCTGCAGCAGCCGATGGCGCTGGGCTACTTCGTCTCCACAGCCAAGGCTGGACCACTGCCTGACTGGTTCTGGTCTGCCTGCCCTCAAGCCCAGAACCAGTGCCCACTCTTCCTCAAG GCCTCTCTGCACCTGCACGTGTCTTCTGTCCAATCAGATGAGCTCCTGCACAGTAAACACTCCCACCCACTGGACTCCAACCATACCTCTGATGTGCTCAG ATTTGTTCTAGAGCAATACAACGCCCTCTCCTGGCTGACATGTGACCCTGCGACCCAGGACCGACGCTCCTGTCTGCCTGTTCACTTTGTGGTGCTCACCCAGATGTACAACTTCATCATGAACATGCTCTGA
- the LOC116687121 gene encoding uncharacterized protein LOC116687121 translates to MHQHTHQQAFLPILHQSMTIQPAPMGSQDSSFNTHPPRATRPSFAPVTAFHSATHQPYRSTKRGRWGALHVSIAWRTYYHKHLKKMQKKNNSLYQELTPEYPATGLPDTEQHKESSPPTSTHPNIDSQRGHSACTAVRSETEKTAESISHFDRRYPSDLSTSSPVSLHSRTSKREKLEQRPKLHWKEKLNEKKKRGSRQAETTKDLPLKDQSWDQTLTLELDGRHSGSLDRERQPESDSSIKVKRVKQDIVDDQFDSSKTLHPDPSPFSTTHTLPSLHTMPVQHIHISDLSIVYPNSSRCNVTSAPQGFISYPGDEMHPYKTASWESMWDAHKRTDLPSRQNTLADYSLNTCKAIRIPHVAQRQKEACQGFFTPPLNFPYALRQQKAIYLRGSEFLHPRQENYHFHHPGYLATSYLGP, encoded by the exons ATGCATCAGCACACTCACCAGCAGGCCTTCCTCCCCATCCTGCACCAATCCATGACCATCCAACCTGCTCCAATGGGATCTCAGGACAGTAGC TTCAACACTCACCCTCCCAGAGCAACGAGGCCCTCTTTTGCTCCGGTCACTGCCTTTCACAGCGCAACACATCAGCCCTACAGATCAACA AAACGAGGGAGATGGGGCGCATTGCACGTCTCTATTGCATGGAGGACTTATTACCACAAACATCTCAAG aaaatgcagaaaaaaaacaacagtctcTATCAAGAACTGACACCTGAGTACCCGGCCACCGGTCTACctgacacagaacaacacaaggaATCAAGCCCGCCCACCAGCACACACCCAAATATAG ACTCTCAACGTGGACACTCTGCATGTACTGCAGTCAGGAGTGAGACAGAAAAAACGGCAGAAAGCATAAGCCACTTCGACAGACGTTATCCCTCTGACCTTTCAACATCTTCACCAGTGTCTCTCCACAGCCGTACATCCAAAAGGGAGAAACTGGAACAGCGCCCGAAGCTGCATTGGAAAGAGAAACTTAATGAAAAGAAGAAACGAGGCAGCCGACAAGCTGAAACAACAAAGGACTTACCTCTTAAAGACCAATCTTGGGATCAAACGCTGACTCTTGAACTTGACGGCAGACACAGCGGCTCCCTTGACAGGGAGAGGCAGCCAGAGAGTGACAGCTCCATTAAAGTGAAGAGGGTGAAGCAGGACATTGTAGACGACCAGTTTGATTCTTCGAAGACTTTGCACCCTGATCCATCTCCATTTAGTACAACTCACACACTTCCATCTTTGCACACCATGCCAgtgcaacacatacacataagtGATTTATCCATTGTGTATCCTAACAGCAGCCGATGTAATGTTACCAGTGCTCCCCAGGGTTTCATCTCTTATCCAGGAGATGAAATGCATCCCTACAAAACCGCTTCATGGGAGTCAATGTGGGACGCTCACAAGAGAACAGACCTCCCCTCTAGACAAAACACCCTAGCAGACTATTCTTTGAATACCTGCAAAGCAATCAGGATACCTCATGTAGCACAGAGGCAAAAAGAGGCTTGTCAAGGTTTCTTTACACCACCTCTTAATTTCCCTTATGCTTTGAGACAGCAGAAAGCAATTTACCTCAGAGGGAGTGAGTTTCTACACCCACGCCAGGAGAACTATCACTTCCACCATCCTGGCTATCTGGCAACATCCTACCTGGGGCCCTGA